The following are from one region of the Methanohalobium evestigatum Z-7303 genome:
- a CDS encoding S-layer protein domain-containing protein, with protein MVLTLFTGIISGNNITKDLNTETEKVSTNVSDDNSSNQLEFKKYEEKELKTNNNEKKKSINKNKIYLKQGAIETNKSNLTTQSKPKQFYPDSKEKIYLIQFKDVIKDEWIQSLKSRDIELINYIPENGYLVKMEPGSKKDLQSIDYIQYTSIYKPNYKISPSINKTKNNLTLTIVTFENIDAQKTLDKINSTGTHIIKFGENCIRANVNLTGTNISDIAKINSVSWIEEYNRPRILNNDAISIMNVDDTNFIYSLDGSGQTIAIADTGIDTGVDDSSMHPDLQDSLTGIREYEDAEDYSGHGTHVAGSVVGDGKKSSGKYRGTAPNTDLYFQSLSPKDSKYLYPPNPLTELFKDAYNNGASIHSNSWGHSGNYGSQSSSVDEFMWNHKDMLILFAAGNSGANQETIISPGNAKNCLTVGASESSDPKDVASFSSRGPTEDGRVKPDVVAPGTYINSTRSSYDSDGSGYYTEKHGTSMATPLTAGAAASIRQYYVENSIQPTASLIKTTLINGAHDISSNDNRPNYAQGWGRVDLYNSIKTLANGDIHYSQKTNLSTDEIAETKFYVDDSTNPLRITISWTDYPGDPSASKMLINDLDLTVIDPSGDEYYSRSSVDNVEDVEIQNPEIGRYTVKVKGSNVPQGPQPFSMVTSGSIKTVDVSNIEINPENVTAYEDETLSFNADVYDQDGNEVELPVNWTITNTTVGVVNETGLFTAKNIGSTTIETECDGVKESTNVNVDKLITDATPDTDKKFGTPETLQEFSIDTYKNCNVTWKLNGSIIKSETLVTCSSYANNTADVGVYNITATAECSNGTEQVSWIWEIHEESYYTGYRVWDANKDLSLNYLWTSDSYSGLYRNLGSENSSESIKIHLDDKSDRNINEDDFEYSAKPVETAFKYEEFGTYKEIGFLAKPYFAGYSNSTNFTSNSSNMLAGDQLTKVVLNDNESRYVSVGSKISLKNGYTITPKQIDTDGNKVWFELSKDGNFVDDKIVDINDDSDYFVYSKDLGSVSNVSVIALDVGDIYKSNETVLVKGIFQISEDLIGLDIGNTYSKLQLESVSSNKLLMKNSDSISLDRGTTTDVADDIIIRAADNETLRFTLDTDKTSGYRYNLAGTVAEGENCGWFPINFDGLYYNLDNGLMSESFNVVYDNDRSIDEGNLEYNSCAIETDFEYPDWGKYESMGFMGEKYVSGYTSSTKFAENNTNLVSNNRLTKVLIDNNNVKTIKLDSALFLKNGYVLVPEQIDTDGNKVWFSLYKDGSFVDDKVVTVNDNFVYRIDMGTISHVPIIAVHISDIDKQSQEIEADGTFQVSENYESIHTGDMFGNMQLDTVSASQITMESNSSITLGKGETVYFMDDFKFKVADSNELRYYPQRDVTKKPELIKSYHPIENPMTKVDHTQEFSINIHNTGNITWNIDGNTQKTDTQTSSSTYKVSYDTNGMFNVTAIASYSNFTEQYEWSWNVSYNDTIAPNVSLTADTVELLSVNNPASISVSITDKYPNNTEFLIKDISDEIMLEKNITSHVNGENQYNFTWNATNSSNEPVANGKYYLVVNSTDDAGNTASKNISVTVDNEKPTIDIKDITGTHSAGDKVYTNSTLTINASASGTPGDGSPDNISDIKFVLDSKSTKFKKTLKPNYTNKYWSDTVNLSLLPDDGRYNVIVEAADSANNSNSSKSGIDLILDRKPPEFAPSIKRINDTHAWVNVTSSEELKNNPDVKINGNDVPVTPENDYWSGVFQLTGSSYDINTTGSDLSGNTGNDSSTANVETIETSNNTGKMSNEKTGTSITFNTSDNTKGTVTITETSMPQVELDKKFVGIHFLDVHVGDKLTANLTNATIKIKVDENELPKGLDDNNVSIRYYNKSNESWDKVNTNKKSLDGTKYWTSNVNHFSTYGAIADDDMKPNIDEVYPAEGSILDSSTSKVKVKFSYSDGQSGINTSKTTIKFESDDKTTSDNTTITSEYATYNSTELSVGKYNSTVTVYDNAGNSKTYTTSFEIAEQKTDENVTNTDTNINSGSSSSGGGGGGSSNTDEDLDNIIDDFVNQKYVGNDRHIWYNFDNKISKVKSVHFDAAEARGKTNTRLVILKSNSTMVDEKPPGKAYQNINIWVGKAGFDNIVENASIDFIVDKTWIRNNNIERSTIKMCRHHGSSWDELETEKLSENETIIKFRSDTPGFSPFAITGKMKQTQSITTDTQVENNRTNNNVSNESTPVDSDQEDDTIGVGAWDLKWIILAILSMIVSISIYIKKR; from the coding sequence TTGGTTCTTACTCTTTTTACAGGTATAATTTCAGGTAATAACATAACTAAGGATTTAAATACAGAAACAGAAAAAGTTTCTACAAATGTATCAGATGATAACAGTTCCAATCAGCTGGAATTTAAAAAGTATGAGGAAAAGGAATTAAAAACAAATAATAATGAGAAGAAAAAAAGTATAAACAAAAATAAAATTTATCTAAAACAGGGTGCAATAGAAACAAATAAATCTAACTTGACCACACAGAGCAAACCTAAACAATTTTACCCTGACAGCAAAGAGAAGATTTACCTCATCCAGTTTAAGGATGTTATAAAAGACGAATGGATTCAGTCATTAAAAAGTAGAGATATTGAATTAATAAATTATATCCCAGAAAACGGATACCTTGTAAAAATGGAACCCGGTTCCAAAAAAGATTTACAGAGCATCGACTATATCCAGTATACTAGTATCTACAAACCAAATTACAAAATTTCTCCTTCTATCAACAAAACAAAAAATAACCTTACGTTGACTATAGTTACCTTCGAAAACATAGATGCCCAAAAAACACTTGATAAAATTAATTCTACTGGCACACATATTATCAAATTTGGTGAAAATTGTATAAGGGCCAATGTTAATCTAACTGGAACCAATATATCAGATATTGCAAAAATTAACTCTGTATCATGGATAGAAGAATATAATCGACCCCGTATCCTTAATAATGATGCTATAAGTATCATGAATGTAGATGATACTAATTTTATATATTCACTGGATGGTTCCGGTCAAACAATCGCCATAGCAGATACTGGAATTGATACAGGCGTCGATGATTCATCTATGCACCCTGATTTGCAAGATAGTCTTACCGGTATCCGTGAATACGAAGATGCAGAAGATTATTCAGGTCATGGAACACATGTTGCTGGCTCAGTAGTAGGAGACGGAAAAAAATCAAGTGGAAAATATAGAGGAACTGCACCAAACACGGATTTGTATTTCCAGTCACTCAGCCCCAAAGATAGTAAATATCTATACCCTCCCAATCCTTTAACTGAATTGTTCAAAGATGCATATAATAATGGAGCTAGTATACATTCTAACAGCTGGGGTCACAGTGGAAATTATGGTTCACAGTCTAGTAGTGTAGACGAATTTATGTGGAATCATAAAGATATGTTAATATTATTTGCAGCTGGAAATTCGGGCGCCAATCAGGAAACTATCATATCACCAGGGAACGCAAAAAACTGTTTGACAGTAGGTGCATCTGAATCATCAGACCCTAAAGATGTCGCATCATTTAGTAGCCGTGGACCTACCGAGGATGGACGTGTGAAACCGGATGTAGTAGCGCCTGGTACTTATATAAATTCTACAAGGTCCAGTTATGATAGCGATGGGTCAGGATATTACACCGAGAAGCATGGTACGAGTATGGCAACTCCATTAACAGCTGGTGCTGCAGCGTCAATTAGACAATATTATGTTGAGAACTCTATCCAACCAACAGCTTCGCTTATTAAAACCACTCTAATAAACGGAGCTCATGATATAAGTTCAAATGACAATAGACCAAATTATGCACAAGGATGGGGAAGAGTTGACCTTTACAATTCTATAAAGACATTAGCTAATGGTGACATACACTATTCTCAGAAAACAAACTTAAGTACGGATGAAATCGCTGAAACGAAATTCTATGTAGATGACAGTACAAATCCATTAAGGATTACTATTAGCTGGACGGATTATCCCGGTGACCCAAGTGCATCTAAAATGCTAATTAACGACCTGGATTTAACAGTTATCGATCCAAGTGGAGATGAATATTATAGTCGGTCTTCAGTAGACAATGTTGAAGATGTAGAAATACAGAATCCAGAAATTGGTCGTTATACTGTAAAGGTTAAAGGTTCCAATGTTCCTCAAGGACCACAGCCGTTTTCTATGGTTACCTCGGGTTCGATTAAAACTGTAGATGTATCTAATATAGAGATAAATCCTGAAAATGTTACAGCATATGAAGATGAAACTTTATCATTTAACGCTGATGTTTATGACCAGGATGGGAATGAAGTGGAGTTGCCTGTTAATTGGACAATTACTAACACTACAGTTGGTGTTGTAAATGAAACCGGGCTCTTTACTGCAAAAAATATAGGGTCTACAACGATAGAAACTGAATGCGATGGGGTTAAAGAAAGTACCAATGTTAATGTTGATAAATTAATAACTGATGCAACACCCGATACCGATAAAAAATTTGGAACTCCTGAAACATTGCAGGAGTTTAGTATCGACACCTATAAGAATTGTAATGTAACCTGGAAATTGAACGGCTCTATTATTAAATCTGAAACCCTGGTAACCTGTTCTTCTTATGCAAACAATACAGCAGATGTAGGTGTATATAATATAACTGCCACTGCCGAATGTTCAAATGGAACCGAGCAGGTATCATGGATTTGGGAAATACACGAAGAAAGTTACTATACCGGTTACAGAGTATGGGATGCAAACAAAGACCTATCACTGAACTATCTCTGGACAAGTGATAGTTATTCAGGTTTATATAGAAATTTAGGATCCGAGAACAGCTCAGAATCAATAAAGATACATCTTGATGATAAGTCTGATAGGAACATAAATGAAGATGATTTTGAATATTCTGCAAAACCGGTTGAAACAGCGTTCAAATACGAGGAATTTGGAACATACAAAGAAATCGGATTTTTAGCAAAACCATATTTTGCTGGATATTCTAATAGTACCAATTTCACATCCAATTCATCAAATATGTTGGCTGGAGACCAGTTAACAAAGGTTGTGTTGAATGACAATGAGAGCAGATATGTTTCTGTAGGTTCAAAAATATCACTTAAAAACGGTTATACAATCACACCAAAACAGATTGATACCGATGGCAATAAGGTCTGGTTCGAATTGTCAAAAGATGGTAATTTTGTAGATGATAAAATAGTCGATATCAATGATGACAGTGATTATTTCGTCTATTCAAAGGACTTGGGATCTGTATCAAACGTGTCTGTTATTGCACTGGATGTCGGTGATATCTATAAGAGTAATGAAACTGTATTGGTAAAAGGTATATTCCAGATTTCAGAAGATTTGATAGGATTGGATATTGGAAACACATATAGTAAATTGCAGTTAGAGTCTGTCAGTTCAAACAAACTCTTGATGAAAAACAGCGACTCCATTTCTCTTGATAGAGGTACAACGACAGATGTTGCAGATGATATAATTATAAGAGCAGCTGATAATGAAACACTCAGGTTCACGCTCGATACTGATAAAACGTCTGGATACAGATATAATCTTGCAGGAACCGTTGCAGAAGGTGAAAATTGTGGATGGTTCCCTATTAACTTCGATGGACTGTATTATAACCTGGATAATGGGTTAATGAGCGAATCCTTTAATGTAGTTTACGATAACGATAGGAGCATCGATGAAGGTAATTTGGAATACAATAGTTGTGCGATTGAAACAGATTTTGAATATCCCGATTGGGGTAAATACGAATCCATGGGATTCATGGGTGAGAAATACGTTTCAGGCTATACCAGCAGTACAAAATTTGCAGAGAATAATACCAATCTGGTATCAAACAATAGGTTAACCAAAGTGTTGATAGACAACAATAATGTAAAGACAATAAAACTCGACTCAGCTCTATTTCTCAAAAACGGATATGTACTCGTGCCCGAACAAATCGATACAGACGGCAATAAAGTCTGGTTTAGCCTGTATAAAGATGGATCATTCGTAGACGATAAAGTGGTCACTGTAAACGATAATTTTGTCTATAGAATAGATATGGGTACAATTTCACATGTACCGATTATCGCTGTGCATATAAGTGATATCGATAAACAAAGTCAAGAAATAGAAGCTGATGGTACGTTCCAGGTTTCTGAAAATTACGAAAGTATACATACAGGTGATATGTTTGGTAATATGCAGCTGGATACCGTCAGTGCCAGTCAAATTACAATGGAAAGTAACAGCTCTATTACTCTGGGTAAGGGTGAAACCGTTTATTTCATGGATGATTTCAAATTCAAGGTAGCTGATTCTAATGAACTCCGGTACTATCCACAAAGGGATGTTACAAAAAAACCTGAGCTGATAAAAAGTTACCATCCTATAGAAAACCCGATGACAAAAGTAGACCATACACAGGAATTTAGTATCAATATACACAATACCGGTAATATAACCTGGAATATAGATGGGAATACACAAAAAACTGATACACAAACTTCGTCTTCAACTTATAAAGTATCCTATGATACTAATGGTATGTTCAACGTAACCGCAATTGCATCATATTCTAATTTTACAGAACAATATGAATGGTCATGGAATGTTTCATATAACGACACCATTGCCCCGAATGTAAGTCTGACTGCAGATACTGTTGAACTTTTAAGTGTTAATAATCCTGCATCTATATCTGTTAGTATTACAGATAAATATCCAAATAATACAGAGTTTTTAATCAAGGACATATCAGATGAAATAATGCTGGAGAAAAACATAACTTCTCATGTAAATGGAGAAAATCAATATAATTTTACATGGAACGCTACCAATAGTTCAAATGAACCTGTTGCAAATGGTAAATATTACCTGGTTGTAAACAGTACTGATGATGCAGGCAATACCGCCAGCAAGAACATATCTGTGACAGTGGATAACGAAAAACCAACAATTGATATTAAAGATATCACTGGAACCCATTCAGCTGGTGATAAAGTCTATACCAATTCAACACTAACAATCAATGCAAGTGCATCAGGAACTCCCGGTGATGGATCTCCTGACAATATTTCAGATATAAAATTCGTTCTCGATTCTAAATCTACAAAATTCAAGAAAACACTGAAACCGAATTATACTAACAAATACTGGTCAGACACGGTAAACCTTTCTCTGTTACCAGATGATGGGAGATACAATGTAATTGTGGAAGCAGCTGATTCTGCTAATAATTCAAACAGCAGTAAATCCGGTATTGATTTAATACTTGATAGAAAACCTCCGGAGTTTGCTCCCAGTATCAAACGAATAAACGATACACATGCATGGGTAAACGTTACAAGTTCAGAAGAGCTTAAAAACAACCCTGATGTCAAAATAAATGGCAATGATGTCCCTGTCACACCTGAAAATGATTACTGGTCAGGTGTCTTCCAATTAACTGGCAGCAGTTATGATATCAATACAACAGGTTCTGACCTATCCGGTAACACCGGAAATGACTCATCGACTGCCAATGTAGAAACAATTGAAACATCTAACAATACAGGGAAAATGTCAAACGAAAAAACTGGCACGTCGATAACATTTAACACATCTGATAATACAAAAGGTACTGTTACCATTACAGAAACCAGTATGCCACAGGTAGAACTTGATAAAAAGTTTGTAGGGATACATTTCCTGGATGTGCATGTAGGTGACAAGTTAACAGCCAATCTTACAAATGCTACTATCAAGATAAAAGTAGATGAAAATGAGTTACCAAAAGGATTAGATGATAATAACGTCTCAATCCGGTATTACAACAAATCAAATGAATCATGGGATAAAGTAAATACTAATAAAAAATCGCTGGATGGTACCAAATACTGGACATCAAATGTAAACCACTTCTCAACATATGGTGCAATCGCTGATGATGATATGAAACCAAACATTGATGAAGTGTATCCTGCAGAGGGTTCAATATTAGATTCCAGCACATCAAAAGTCAAAGTTAAATTTAGTTACAGCGATGGTCAATCCGGAATCAATACAAGTAAAACTACAATCAAGTTTGAAAGTGATGACAAAACAACCAGTGATAATACCACTATTACCAGCGAATATGCAACATACAATTCCACTGAGTTAAGTGTAGGCAAATATAATTCGACTGTAACTGTATATGATAATGCCGGTAATAGCAAGACATATACCACCAGTTTCGAGATCGCAGAACAAAAAACCGATGAAAATGTTACGAACACGGACACAAACATAAACAGTGGTTCCAGTAGTAGCGGTGGTGGGGGTGGTGGTTCTTCTAACACTGATGAAGATTTAGATAATATTATAGATGATTTCGTTAACCAGAAATATGTTGGCAATGATAGGCATATTTGGTATAACTTCGATAACAAAATCAGCAAAGTCAAAAGTGTACATTTTGATGCAGCTGAAGCAAGAGGCAAAACAAATACACGCCTAGTTATACTAAAATCCAATTCTACAATGGTTGATGAAAAACCACCCGGTAAAGCTTATCAGAATATTAATATCTGGGTTGGTAAAGCAGGTTTTGATAATATTGTTGAAAATGCATCCATTGATTTCATAGTGGATAAAACATGGATTAGAAACAACAACATTGAAAGATCCACTATTAAGATGTGTAGACATCACGGTAGTTCATGGGATGAACTTGAAACCGAGAAACTGTCTGAAAATGAAACCATTATCAAATTCAGATCTGATACACCCGGGTTCTCACCGTTTGCAATAACAGGTAAAATGAAACAGACACAAAGTATCACTACTGATACCCAAGTTGAAAATAACAGAACAAACAACAATGTTTCTAATGAATCAACTCCTGTTGATAGCGACCAAGAAGATGATACTATAGGTGTCGGTGCATGGGACCTGAAGTGGATTATATTGGCAATTTTGAGTATGATAGTTAGTATATCAATATACATAAAAAAACGATAA
- a CDS encoding PGF-pre-PGF domain-containing protein codes for MDTIEIFDSEGFRYDSTKNITSKNEYISNLFYKSIILEIDLTEKPQLIYYFKAKTSPVVRYEQYYAVFYTDSVDNIFQKFVNKFKSFVEIELGLITHNEIDDLMENLKYEYYQYLRKDITSKNSYRFDDPQDVLAILSSFNWNSLKVFNKNSLIFGTNNFKTSFNFLKPIVESGKFYGKTAIGYEEPFNPEDYNIYIVQNSRFSGFKPLYETSRLLEESQGKLYGKTIEAHLNSTKENLKNVNHLVNKSNDAEVKNEYFKEMLNVITLSVNQLQTSGYNIEQIRANLDKRLPNLFSPVSAEPNFINRKSTKSSKKKGAFEKNVIPYSVGIVIIIGLLVSVLCFLVPFDICNPLNPFNDEFKSPEPQNNVLINESFSVDFNSGQEFYKELKNTEVITGLTLTPDKNSDGVVILVEELNGNLQHSELVDGKAPDQVYRNFNIWISKGNHNIESENYIKSGKIKFKVSNDWIKDNNINKNDINLYRWDETHWSILKTNHINEKNGNHQYESEITTFSAFSISGLINDTVTEDTSMETNDTSELSTNNLTNDTEKIINHFVSSIFCVPFYKF; via the coding sequence ATGGATACCATAGAAATATTTGATTCAGAGGGTTTTAGATATGATTCTACTAAAAACATAACGAGTAAAAATGAATATATTTCAAACTTGTTTTACAAAAGTATAATATTAGAAATCGATTTAACAGAAAAACCTCAACTGATTTATTATTTTAAAGCTAAAACATCGCCTGTAGTACGTTATGAACAATATTATGCAGTATTTTATACAGATTCCGTGGATAACATATTTCAAAAATTCGTTAATAAATTTAAAAGTTTCGTGGAAATTGAACTTGGTTTAATTACACATAACGAAATCGATGATTTGATGGAGAATTTAAAATATGAATATTATCAGTACTTAAGAAAAGATATAACATCTAAAAATAGCTATAGATTTGATGACCCGCAAGATGTACTTGCGATTTTATCATCATTTAATTGGAATTCTTTAAAAGTATTTAACAAAAACTCACTTATTTTCGGTACTAATAACTTTAAGACATCATTTAATTTTTTAAAGCCTATCGTAGAGTCGGGAAAATTTTATGGTAAAACAGCTATCGGTTATGAAGAACCATTTAATCCGGAAGATTATAATATATACATAGTTCAAAATTCCAGATTCTCAGGTTTTAAACCACTTTACGAAACATCTAGGTTATTAGAAGAATCACAGGGTAAACTGTATGGAAAAACTATTGAGGCTCATCTAAATTCAACTAAAGAAAACCTTAAAAACGTCAACCATTTGGTAAATAAATCAAATGATGCTGAAGTTAAAAATGAATACTTTAAGGAAATGTTGAATGTGATAACACTTTCAGTCAATCAACTCCAAACATCAGGCTATAATATAGAACAAATCAGAGCTAACTTAGACAAGAGATTGCCTAATTTATTTTCACCAGTATCAGCTGAACCTAATTTTATAAATAGAAAATCAACTAAATCCAGTAAGAAAAAAGGAGCATTTGAGAAAAATGTAATACCATATTCTGTGGGTATAGTTATTATTATAGGATTATTAGTATCTGTATTGTGTTTCTTAGTTCCGTTTGATATCTGCAATCCTTTAAACCCTTTTAATGATGAGTTTAAAAGTCCTGAGCCTCAAAATAATGTATTAATAAACGAATCATTTTCTGTAGATTTTAATTCAGGTCAAGAGTTTTATAAAGAATTGAAGAATACAGAAGTTATAACAGGGTTAACATTAACACCCGATAAAAATTCGGACGGTGTTGTTATACTGGTTGAAGAGTTAAATGGTAATCTCCAACATAGTGAACTAGTCGATGGAAAAGCTCCTGATCAAGTTTATCGAAATTTTAATATATGGATTTCAAAAGGAAATCATAATATAGAGTCAGAAAATTATATTAAAAGCGGAAAAATAAAGTTTAAAGTATCTAATGATTGGATTAAAGATAACAATATCAATAAAAATGATATTAATCTGTACAGATGGGATGAAACTCATTGGAGTATATTAAAAACTAATCACATAAATGAAAAAAATGGTAACCATCAATACGAGTCAGAAATTACAACTTTTTCAGCGTTTTCTATTAGTGGATTAATAAATGACACAGTAACTGAAGATACAAGTATGGAGACCAATGACACCTCAGAATTATCAACTAATAATCTGACTAATGATACTGAAAAAATAATTAACCATTTTGTTTCATCTATTTTTTGTGTACCGTTTTATAAATTTTAA